One Clupea harengus chromosome 12, Ch_v2.0.2, whole genome shotgun sequence DNA segment encodes these proteins:
- the LOC116222859 gene encoding uncharacterized protein LOC116222859 isoform X2: MLLRVQFGGEHKYIKLSELTFDTFLKEGASQSSPCSVTSDDTVILNFSMCDDEEASPVGASQPKSHVAKALIGKILTSRPGGERIMQEYGKTKSLTDATRRQMMNIFAAEMTETHGTSPPKSVRVMYAQGIVALFPYLEDPFSQHGYEHYYDPESGSGYLAWRLKTIQRKSSEERCGSVSRSPKDRTRFQTPVW; the protein is encoded by the exons ATGCTGCTACGAGTTCAGTTTGGGGGAGAGCACAAATACATTAAGCTGTCTGAGCTGACATTTGATACTTTTTTGAAAGAAG GTGCCTCGCAATCATCACCATGCTCCGTAACATCTGACGACACTGTCATTCTAAACTTCTCGATGTGTGACGATGAAGAGGCATCTCCTGTTGGAGCAAGTCAACCCAAAAGCCATGTCGCAAAAGCG TTGATTGGAAAAATCCTGACATCAAGGCCTGGTGGTGAACGCATCATGCAAGAGTATGGAAAAACCAAATCTTTGACAGATGCCACTAGAAGACAGATGATGAACATATTTGCTGCTGAGATGACAGAAACACATGG GACATCGCCCCCCAAAAGTGTCAGAGTGATGTATGCACAGGGGATAGTTGCTTTGTTTCCCTATCTGGAAGACCCATTTTCACAACATGGATAT GAACATTACTACGATCCAGAGAGTGGTTCTGGATACCTTGCATGGCGATTGAAGACCATTCAAAGAAAAAGTTCAGAGGAAAGATGTGGCTCAGTTAGCAGATCTCCCAAAG ATAGAACAAGATTTCAGACTCCTGTTTGGTGA
- the LOC116222859 gene encoding uncharacterized protein LOC116222859 isoform X1 encodes MKTTFIYRQAMVNDKSKAADVFLVFPRFLDTPGLIEQDFRLLFGEATANTFLERWPTTFRARVIKESHGLVPTTELLDLMRNAESTAEVENGWDSDMSAILLLLHLLPPSAQGRKRPGKISASQAVDQLIRFQKAGTSVQQHLDNITQSSQPYLLAQGSTRSSIHSYFIVIDKHALPCKATGSVGAFDELIKAHYVFGTSYSFSLSSFFTFVQTNIYNIDMGETKETPRIAELRARMLH; translated from the exons ATGAAAACTACCTTCATTTATCGCCAAGCAATGGTCAATGATAAAAGTAAAGCAGCAGATGTCTTCTTGGTCTTTCCACGGTTTCTGGACACACCAGGACTG ATAGAACAAGATTTCAGACTCCTGTTTGGTGAGGCCACAGCCAACACATTTTTGGAGAGGTGGCCAACCACTTTCAGAGCAAGAGTCATAAAAGAAAGCCATGGACTGGTGCCTACCACAGAGCTCTTGGATTTAAtgcgcaatgctgagtcaaccgcTGAAGTTGAGAACG GGTGGGACAGTGACATGTCTGCGATTTTGCTGCTGCTACATCTGCTACCACCATCTGCGCAAGGTCGAAAAAGGCCAGGAAAGATATCTGCATCTCAAGCTGTAGATCAGCTCATCAGATTTCAAAAG GCTGGAACCAGCGTGCAACAACATCTGGACAACATCACCCAAAGCAGTCAGCCTTATCTTCTTGCGCAGGGATCCACCAGAAGCAGCATTCACTCATACTTCATTGTGATCGACAAGCACGCACTTCCATGCAAGGCAACAGGGTCAGTTGGAGCCTTTGATGAACTCATTAAAGCCCATTACGTCTTTGGTACGTCATACAGTTTTTCCCTGAGCAGCTTTTTCACTTTTGTGCAAACAAACATCTATAATATTGACATGGGCGAAACAAAGGAAACTCCCAGGATTGCTGAATTGCGAGCAAGAATGTTGCATTGA